AAGACAGCGCAGGGTCAAGCCGCAAGAATTTCAGGAGGAATGTCCTTGGCTTTATCTTGTGCATCTGGAGTCAGCCTGGTCGGAGATTATACCGTCGGCTCTAACCAATACTCAGAATGGGGTGTAAGAGGAGTCTTTAACTATGACTTCTTTGGAACTCCTTGTGGAGTCAGACAGACTAGTGCTGCTTCTAACGTAGTAAAAGTCACGAAATACGTTGTGACTCTCATCGGAGCTAACCCTACTGCTGAAGAGGTTAGAAAGGCTGGGCTAACTCCCCCCAATGCCAATCCTGAAAAATTCCGCCTTCAATCTGAACGTTGGATAGGGGAGAAAGCACAGATTGTAGAAAAACTAGTCTTTGATGCTGTTGAAGTAGAAGGTGTGCCCAAAAAGATCCTCGTTGTCAGAAAGTCCATATCTCCTCAAGCTCTTGAAAAAGCCCAGAAGCTTGCAGCCGACCGCGAACCAAAACAAGCATTTGAAGAGATTCGTAACCTTCTTCAGGCTGAGGAACAAGATAAGTCTTTCAAGCTTGAGGAAGAAGCGAAAAGGATTGCCAAGGAAAAAGGAATGGCTCTTTCTTCAATACAACAAGTTGGGTATGTCTTCAATTACCAAAATCGCCTTCTTGGTGTTGTAGACAGTGACTTATCTCAGCCCTTAGTTGGAGAGCCGCGAGAGGTTTCTCCTGCCGAGTTGATGCTTGTTAAGGAAGTTGTCCGAAAAGGGAAGAGTATCTTACCCTCTCTGGCAACAGGTTACACCACAAAAGGAACAACCCTTGGCAGAGACAGCATCGTCAATGGTCAATTTTTAGCACCTGGGACGAGAGTTCAAGTACCTAAGAAAAACGAGGCGATAATTCCTATTTCTATTGAATCTGGTGCTTCAGTTGAATCTCCTCAGATCCAGTGGACGAGGATTGATAATAAGTAGTTAAACTGGTTTGTAGTTGCGCTTTAGCGCTATAGACGCGTTCGCGGAGCGTTCTCGTTCGACGAAGTCGTTCCCGTTCGCCGTCAGGCGTTCTCGAAGAGTAGGGTAGAGTAGCGCCTTCCCGTAGGGTAGCGCAACTACGAGCCAAATCCAGAGATTTATCACATCAATCAGCAACGCTCTTTGACTCTTATCTGTTGAATTATGACTCTGACTGAAATGCGATAAGCTAAAAGGCAATGACTAGATACTAAATAACCTAGCGGATATGTTTTGGCGGCAAGGGTTGGCATTAATTTTGGGGATGATCGTATTTTTCATTACTTCCCCTGCACTGGCAGACTGGACTCATCCGCTGTCATTTAGTAATGCAGAGTTAAGCAGACATGATTTTTCAGGACAAAGCTTGCAAGCAGCAGAGTTCTCTAACGCTAATCTAGAACTGGCTAACTTTGCAGGTGCAGATTTGCGCGGAGCAGTTTTGAGTGCTTCGGTAGTAACACAAGCAAATTTGCATGGAGCAGATTTAACAAATGCAATGGTAGATCAGGTAAACTTAACTGGGTCTGATTTGAGCGATGCTGTTTTAAAAGAAACTCTTTTATTACGTGCAATTTTTACTGATGTGAACATCAGCAATGCAGATTTCACTGATGCAGTTCTGGACAAAGCTCAAATCAAAGAACTGTGTGCCAAAGCCAGTGGGATCAATTCTAAGACTGGTGTGCAAACTCGTGATTCTTTAGGATGTCAATGAAGCGTGTTGGTATAATTGGTGGCGGGCAACTGGCCTGGATGATGGGAGATGCAGCCAAGAAGTTAGGCGTGGAATTAATAGTACAAACTCCCAGTAAACAAGATCCCGCTGTAAGTATTGCCCAAGAAACGGTTTTTGCTCAAGTTGATGACGCTGCGGCAACAGAGGTTTTAGCTCAAAAATGCGATGTAATCACCTTTGAAAACGAGTTTGTTAACCTAGAAGCTTTAGCTGTCTTAGAAAACCGAGGTGTTTGTTTCCGTCCGAGATTAGCAGCATTAGCTCCTTTATTAGATAAATATCACCAGCGCTGCTATTTGCAAGCTTTGGGATTACCAGTTCCCCGTTTTTTTGCGCTAGATAATACTATTCAACCGGAAGAACTGCAATCTAAAATTGAACATTTAGGTTTTCCCATAGTTCTCAAATCGCGACGCCACGGTTACGACGGACAGGGTACTTTCATTATTAAAGATTGGGCGAGTTTAGAGCAGAAGCTAGCTGGTATTAATACACTCTATTTAATAGAGGAATTTGTTCCCTTTGAAAGAGAATTGGCAGTAATTGCAGCGCGTTCTGTAGCTGGAGAGGTGGTGACATACCCAGTTGTGGAAACTCAACAAGAACAACAGGTTTGTCGGCGAGTGATCGCACCAGCAGAGATTACAGTCAATCAAGCAGCAGAAATAGATGCGATCGCCCATACTCTATTAAATCATCTACAAGTGGTAGGAGTTTTTGGCATCGAGCTATTTCTCACCACAGATGGTAGAGTCCTCGTCAATGAAATTGCTCCCCGCACCCACAACTCCGGACATTTCTCCCTAGACGCTTGTGAAACCTCCCAGTTTGAACAGCACCTGAGAGCAGTTTGCGGTTTAGCTTTGGGCGATCCCGCACTCAAGACTCCCAGTGCTGTCATGGTAAACCTTCTCGGTTACGAAACTTCTCAAAGCGACTACCAAAGCCAGCGCCAACAAATAGCCGAAATTCCCCAATCTTACATCCACTGGTACGGTAAGGCAGAATCCCGTCCAGGGCGTAAACTAGGACACGTCACCGTTTTGCTCGATCGTCAAAACCAAGATGAGGCAATTGCGATCGCTCGTACCATAGAATCTATCTGGTATCCCAAGTAAATTTGCGAGAAAATTTTTATATTAAGCACACACCAAGTTTTGAAGGCTATAATGAGTTAGTTGCACTACGACGTTGGTGACTGCCATCAAGTTTTTTGATCTATGTCTTTAAAGAAAAGGGAATCAAGAGTTCTCGTGGCAGTATACCGGGCAAGTACCCGGAAACTTTAAACGGGACAAATAGATACCCACCTGGTTTAACCAGGTCATAAACTTAGGTAAAACGGCGTCGCGGTGAACTCAAAAATTTTTAGCTCCCAAAGTAAAGTTCAACTTTGGGAGCTTTAATTATTTGGTCATTTGTCATCTGTCAATAGTCAATAGTTATTTCTCCCCTGCTTCCTGCCCCCTGCCCCTCTGCCTCTTTCTCTCCCTTGTCCCCTCATCTCCCCAATGCCCCATGCCCAATGCCCAAAAAACCAATTCTGTATAAATTGATTCTGAATTAGGCCTGTTTCAGAGTTAAGATTGCAAAATTACGTTAAATTGTGGTTAAAGCTACAAAAATTGACAACACAACAACTTATTAATTGCGTGTTTCCAGCCTCGGTTTTCCATCTAGACAATGGTTTAACGTTGATTCATCAAGAAATTCCAACTACCCCTGTAGTTGTGGCGGATGTTTGGGTGCGTGCTGGAGCAACCCTAGAGCCTGAACCTTGGTTTGGGATGGCTCACTTTTTGGAACACATGATTTTTAAAGGTACAGAAACATTACCACCTGGGGTATTTGATTATAACATTGAAAATAATGGTGGAGTGAGTAATGCGGCTACCAGTTATGATTATGCCCATTATTCCCTGACTACAGCTGCTTCTTACCTAGAAGAGACTTTACCTCATCTGGGCGAGCTGTTGTTGAATGCCGCAATTCCAGAAGATGAATTTAGTCGCGAACGGGATGTGGTGCTAGAAGAAATTCGCTCTTATCATGACGACCCAGACTGGTTAGGATTTCAGTCTTTAATTCAAAGCGTCTATCAGGGACATCCTTACGGACGCTCAGTGCTGGGTACAGAGCAAGAAATAATGCAGCACTCACCAGAAGCGATGCGCTGTTTTCACCGTGCCAATTACCAACCGGAAAATATGACGGTGGTAATTGTCGGGGGAATGGATCGAGATTCAGCCTTAGATTTGGTAAATTGCGCTTTTGACAATTTTCCCGAACGCTCTGAATGCCCTCTGCCGCAAAAGATACAAAATCCAGTTATTCAGGGAATTCACCGCCAAGAACTGCATTTACCAAGATTAGAGCAAGGGCGGTTACTGATGGCGTGGCTAGCACCAGGTGTAGAAGAACTGCGCACTGCCTATGGTTTAGATTTACTCTCAGTATTATTAGCAGAAGGAAGAACCTCACGCTTAGTCCGCGATCTGCGGGAAGAACGGCAATTAGTACAAGGTATTTGTAGTAATTTTGCCTTACAGCGAGAATCGAGTTTATTTACAATTAGTGCTTGGGTGGAACCCGAACACCTAGAGAAAGTAGAGTTCTTGATTCGCGCACACTTGGAAGAGTTGCAGAATCAGCCAATCACTCCCAATGAACTCGCCCGCACGCGCAGGTTGCTGTGTAATGAGTATGCTTTTTCCACAGAAACGCCAAATCAACTGACTGGGCTTTATGGCTACTACAACACGATCGCCCAAGCAGAATTAGCAGTTACATATCCTCAACAAGTTTCATCATTTGATGCCCAAGAACTGCAACAATTAGCTAAACAGTATCTTTCATCCCAAAATTACGCTGTTACTATTCTTAAACCCTGTTAGTCATGAGTCATTAGCTAAGGACTGTTGACTGTTGACTGCTTCATTTCTTGACTAATGACTCAAACTGTGAACCCATCTCTATCTCATTCCCCGATCCACCGTACTGTATTGAGCAATGGCATTGTCGTATTGGCGACAGAAAATCCGGCGGCAGATATAATTGCAGCACGAATCTTTGTCCGTGCTGGAAGTTGTGCCGAACACCAGGAACAAGCCGGACTAGCACATCTATTGTCAGCAGTCATGACAAAAGGATGCGATGGACTTTCTAGCTTGGAAATTGCTGAAAGAGTCGAGTCAGTCGGTGCGAGTTTAAGTACAGATACCGCCAATGATTATTATTTACTGTCGCTGAAAACTGTAACATCAGATTTTCGGGAAATTTTAGCATTGGCAGGGTTGATGTTGCGATCGCCTACATTTCCCGAAACCCAAGTCGAACTAGAACGGCGTTTAGCGCTACAAGACATTCGCTCTCAAAAAGAGCAGCCGTTTACCATTGCTTTTGACCAACTGCGCCAAGCAATGTACCAAAATCATCCCTACGCGATGTC
The genomic region above belongs to Calothrix sp. NIES-2098 and contains:
- a CDS encoding pentapeptide repeat-containing protein; translation: MFWRQGLALILGMIVFFITSPALADWTHPLSFSNAELSRHDFSGQSLQAAEFSNANLELANFAGADLRGAVLSASVVTQANLHGADLTNAMVDQVNLTGSDLSDAVLKETLLLRAIFTDVNISNADFTDAVLDKAQIKELCAKASGINSKTGVQTRDSLGCQ
- a CDS encoding phosphoribosylaminoimidazole carboxylase ATPase subunit, with product MKRVGIIGGGQLAWMMGDAAKKLGVELIVQTPSKQDPAVSIAQETVFAQVDDAAATEVLAQKCDVITFENEFVNLEALAVLENRGVCFRPRLAALAPLLDKYHQRCYLQALGLPVPRFFALDNTIQPEELQSKIEHLGFPIVLKSRRHGYDGQGTFIIKDWASLEQKLAGINTLYLIEEFVPFERELAVIAARSVAGEVVTYPVVETQQEQQVCRRVIAPAEITVNQAAEIDAIAHTLLNHLQVVGVFGIELFLTTDGRVLVNEIAPRTHNSGHFSLDACETSQFEQHLRAVCGLALGDPALKTPSAVMVNLLGYETSQSDYQSQRQQIAEIPQSYIHWYGKAESRPGRKLGHVTVLLDRQNQDEAIAIARTIESIWYPK
- a CDS encoding peptidase M16 domain-containing protein gives rise to the protein MFPASVFHLDNGLTLIHQEIPTTPVVVADVWVRAGATLEPEPWFGMAHFLEHMIFKGTETLPPGVFDYNIENNGGVSNAATSYDYAHYSLTTAASYLEETLPHLGELLLNAAIPEDEFSRERDVVLEEIRSYHDDPDWLGFQSLIQSVYQGHPYGRSVLGTEQEIMQHSPEAMRCFHRANYQPENMTVVIVGGMDRDSALDLVNCAFDNFPERSECPLPQKIQNPVIQGIHRQELHLPRLEQGRLLMAWLAPGVEELRTAYGLDLLSVLLAEGRTSRLVRDLREERQLVQGICSNFALQRESSLFTISAWVEPEHLEKVEFLIRAHLEELQNQPITPNELARTRRLLCNEYAFSTETPNQLTGLYGYYNTIAQAELAVTYPQQVSSFDAQELQQLAKQYLSSQNYAVTILKPC